ACCGCGCGGCCAAGAGCGGCAGCGTCGACATCACCATCGACGCCACCACCATCGACTTCGGCAACGACAAGCTGAACGAGCACGCCAAGAAGGCGGAGATGTTCGACGTCGCCAAGTTCCCCACCGCGAGCTACAAGGGCAAGCTGGTGTTCAAGGGCGATGTGCCGACCAGCGTCGACGGCCAGCTGACCCTGCACGGCGTGACCAAGCCGGTCACCCTGAACATCGACAAGTTCAAGTGCATCCAGCACCCGATGCTCAAGCGTGAAGTGTGCGGCGCCGACGCCACCGCCACCTTCAACCGCAGCGACTTCGGCGTTGCCTACGGCACCCAGATGGGCTTCAATCCGGAAGTCAAGCTGGCGATCCAGGTGGAAGCGGTCAAGCAGTAAGAACGCAGGGTGGGGCAAATCAGTCCGGGCGACTGATTTGCGCGCCCACCATTGAAAAAGCCCCGGGGCCGCAAGGCGCCGGGGCTTTTTTTACGTCACGCGGGGCACGGGGTGCCCCCTACGTCGATTAACGGCCGTCGCGATCCAGGTCGCCCGGCATCGTGCGCTCGACCTTGTCCCAGGCCGCGCGGCTGGCCGACTTGGCCTGCTCCCACGACAGGCGCGAATGGCCCTTCACGCGATCCCATTCATCGGCCATGTGCGGCTCGGCCAGGTCGTAGTTCGGGTAGCGGCGGGCATTGTTGTAGCCCAGTGCATACGCCGGCGAGTAGTCGTCGTAGGTGTAGCCCGGCGAGTAGTACGGCTGGGTCTGGTAGTTGGTGCGCCAGTAGTTGTCTTCCTCGGTCGGGTTGACCAGGTGGCCGGCGCCCTTGCCGACCATGCCGCCGGCGATGCCGCCGATCGCGGCGCCGGCAGCCATGCCGATCGGACCGCCGACCGCGCCCAGCGCCGCACCGGTGGCTGCGCCGCCGCCCGCGCCGACGCCGCCGGCCAGGTTATGCTCGTGCAGCTGGTCGCCCGGTTTCGGGTTCACGACTTCGCCCGCGCCCTTGCCGGCCATGTCGCCGGCGATGCCGCCCGCCACCGCGCCAGCGACGGCGCCGATCGGGCCGCCGACTGCACCGAGGGCCGCACCAGCCATCGCGCCGCCGGCTGCGCCGGTGCCCTGGGCCAGGTTGTGCTCATGCAGGCGGTCGTCCGAGTGCGGATTCACGACTTCGCCCGCACCGCGGCCGGCAGCGCCGCCGGCCAGGCCGCCGATCGCAGCGCCGGCAGCCATGCCGAGCGGACCGGCCACGGCGCCTGCAGCAGCGCCCATCGCAGCGCCGGTGCCTGCACCGACGCCCTTGGCCATGTAGTGTTCACCCAGGTCGTCGCCCGCTTTCGGGTTCACGACTTCGCCGGCGCCCTTGCCGGCCATGCCGCCGGCGATGCCGCCGATCGCGGCGCCCGCCAGGGTGCCGACCGGACCGGCAGCGGAGCCGATCGCGGCGCCGGTGGCGGCGCCCGCGGCGGCGCCGATGCCGGTGCCGATCACGTGCGAACCGCCGTGCTTGGTGAAGGAGCTCTGCAGGTACTCGACGTCATCGTCGGAACGCGGGTTCACGCCCATCACGATGCCGCCCTGGTTGATGCCTTCTTCGTAGTGCTTGACGCGCTCTTCCGGAATGCCGGCGCCGATCAGTGCGCCGATCAGGCCGCCGGTGATGCCGCCCGCGCCGGCGCCCGCCAGCGCTGCGGCCAGCGGACCTGCGATCACCAGGCCCGCGCCCGGGATCACCAGGCTGGTGCCCAGTGCGGCCACGCCGGCCAGCACGGCGCCGATGGTGCCGCCGATACCGGCGCCGACGCCGGCGCCTTCAGCCGCTTTGCTGCCCAGTTCGGTCTCGGTGTCACTGAAGTGGGTCTTGCGGGTCGAGTCCGACATCATCAGGTTGACGTCGTCCTTGGTGTAGCCACGCGACGAGATGTCGCTGTAGGCGCGTTCTGCGCTGGCGCGGTCCGGGAACAGGCCGGTAACCATACGATTCTGGTTGGTCTTGGTGGTGTCGAAGCTGCTCATGGTGTGTCCTCTCAAGGTCGGTGTGCAGAAGCACGTGTTGCGTTGTATTTTGAAAATCAGGCAATGCAAGTAGGACAACGGTACGCCTGCCCAACAGTGCGCTTCTGTTCGCTGACGCACCGTACCCCGGACATTCCATCGATCAAAGAACGTCGCCGGTCTTTGCGCGTCTAACGTTCGTTGCCGCACCGACCCGGGGACGTACGCATCACTAGACTTTGCCCATGGCCTCGGCAATCAATCAATTGGCCTGGAGTATGTTTTTCCAACTTGAGGAGGAATCAACATGTTATTCATTATCTGGATCGTCGTCGGTGGTATTCTCGGCTGGCTTGCCAGCATGGTCATGAAAACGGACGCTGAACAAGGCATGATCCTGAATGTCGTGGTCGGTATCGTTGGCGCCTTCCTGGGTGGCTGGCTGCTGTCGCCGCTGTTTGGCTCCGGCACCATCAACTCCGATGACTTCAGTGTTTCGTCGCTGCTGGTTTCCTTCCTGGGCGCCGTCATCCTGCTGGCCATCGTCAATCTGCTGCGTCGCGGCCGCGCCCGCTAAGCAGTGCGGTACTTTCGCTAAAACCAACGCTTTCCGGCGTTGGTTTTTTTTTGCCTGATAAACGCCCATGCGCATAAAACGTCCTATGGTTGCATTCCTCGCCTGCATCGCTACCGTGATCGTGGGCCTGCTGGCATTGAATTTCATGCCCACCGAAAAGAAAATCGAAACCCAGCTCACGCGGCTGTACGACACGGATGATCCGCAATTCCGCCGTTCCCTCGGCGTGCTGCTCGGCCCGCCATTGGTCGAAGGCAACAAGGTCGAAGTCCTGCTCAACGGCGACCAGATCTTCCCCGCCATGCTGAAGGCGATCCGCGAAGCGAAGAAGACGATCACCTTCGAAACCTATATCTACTGGTCCGGCGCGATCGGCCGCGAATTCACGGAAGCCCTGTCGGAGCGCGCGCGCGCCGGCGTCAAGGTGCACGTACTGCTCGACTGGATCGGCAGCATGAAAATCAGCGACACGGAAATGGACCAGATGCGCCAGGCCGGCGTGCAGCTGCACCGCTACCACAAGCCGGTCTGGTGGAAGCTGGCCCGGCTGAACAATCGCACCCACCGCAAGCTCCTGATCGTCGATGGCCGCATCGGCTTCACGGGCGGGGTCGGCATCGCCGACAAATGGCGCGGCCATGCCCAGGACGAAGACCACTGGCGCGACAGTCATTTCCGCGTCGAGGGCCCGGTAGTCGGCCAGATGCAGGCGGTGTTCAACGACAACTGGACCAAGGCGACCGGCAAGGTGCTCGACGGCGAGGCATACTTCCCGGCCCTGACAGCCAAGGGCGACATGCCGGCGCAGATGTTCTCGAGCTCCATCACCGGCGGCGGCGAAAGCATGCACCTGATGTACCTGATGGCGATCACCGCCGCACGCCGCACGATCCACCTGTCGAACTCCTACTTCGTGCCGGACGAACTGGCGGTGAAGGCCCTGGTCGCGGCGGCGAAACGCGGGGTCGACGTACGCATCATTACGCCCGGCAAGATCATCGATTCGGACGTGGTGCGCGCCGCCTCGCGCGAGCGCTGGGGCGAGCTGCTGGCCGCCGGCGTCAAGATGGCCGAATTCCAGCCGACCATGTACCACGTGAAGGCGCTGGTGGTCGATTCGCTGCTGGTGTCGGTCGGCTCGACCAACTTCGACAACCGCTCCTTCAGCCTGAACGATGAAGCCAACCTGAACGTCCTCGACCCGGCCTTCGCCAAGGAGCAGGAAGCAGTCTTCGAACAGGACTGGCTGCGCGCCAAACCGATCTCGCTGCAGCAGTGGGAAAACCGCCCCCTGCATGACAAGGCGGCGGGCAAGCTGGCCGACCTGATCGGCGCGCAGCTGTAATTACAGGTGGCAAATATTGGTTGACGGTGATTTTTCACCTGAGCATACTGTGACGGCTCCCAGAGCCATGAGTCCACTCAACCAACGTATCAGGGGCCGCCAAAACCGGCACGCAACAGGTTTTCGCGGCCCCCACCACAAAATGAAAAAATCCTTGATCTCGCTCGCCGTCCTGGCCAGCTTCGCGGCACAAGCCGACGAAGGCATGTGGATGCCGCAGCAGCTGCCACAAGTAGCCAAGCAACTGAAAGCCGATGGCCTCAAGCTCGACCCGGCCACCCTGACCAAGCTGACCGAATTTCCGGCCGGCGCCATCGTGAGCCTGGGCGGTTGCTCGGCTTCCTTCGTCTCGCCGCAGGGCCTGGTGATCACCAACCACCACTGCGTCTACAACAGCGTGGCGATCAATTCGACCCCGCAGCGCGACCTGCTGAACGACGGCTTCCTGGCCAAGAGCATGGCCGAGGAACTGCCGGCCGCGCCGGGCAGCCGCGTGTTCGTGACCGAGGAAGTGGCCAACGTCAGCAATCGCGTGATCACCCCGGAAGTCGCCAAGCTGACCGGCAAGGCGCGCGTCGAAGCGATCGAGAAGAACCAGAAAGCCCTGGTGGCCGAGTGCGAAAAGGACGCCGGCTACCGCTGCACGGTGCCGAGCTTCTACGGCGGCCTCGAGTTCTACCGTATCAAGCAGCTGGAAATCCGCGACGTGCGCCTGGTGCACGCCCCGCCGTCGGGCGTGGGTAAATTCGGCGGCGACACCGACAACTGGATGTGGCCGCGCCACACCGGCGACTATGGTTTCTACCGCGCCTACGTCAGCAAGGACGGCAAGGCCGCCGACTTCTCGAAGGACAACGTGCCCTACCAGCCGAAGCACTTCCTCAAGATCGCCAAGGAAGGCGTGAAGGAAGGCGACTTCATCATGGCGCTGGGCTATCCGGGCCGCACCAACCGCCACCGCCTGCCGTCGGAAGTGGCCTTCACCTTCGACTGGAACTACCCGGCCTTCGTGAAGGCATCGGGCGAGACCCTGGCCGTCATTGAGCGCGAGACCAAGAACGATCCGGCCGCCAAGCTGAAATACGCGGGCCAGATCGCCGGCGTCAACAACTACTACAAGAACCGCAAGGGCATGATCGCCAGCTACGAAGGCAGCGACATCCTGGCGCGCAAGACCGCCGAGCACAATGCGCTGAAGGCCTGGGTCAACGCCAATCCGCAGCGCAAGGCCGAATTCGGCGCCGACATCGAGGCCGTCGAGAAGCTGATCGCCGAGCGCGACGCCAACGTCAAGCGTGAATTCTTCCTGAGCTACTCGACCCCGCGCTTCCTGAACTCGGCGCGTACCCTGTACCGCCTGGCCAACGAGCGCAGCAAGCCGGACGCCGACCGCAAGTCGGGCTACCAGGAACGCGACATGCCGCGCCTGAACGCCGTCATCGCCGGCCAGGACCGCACCTACGACGAGAAGGTCGACAAGGCGCTGGTGCTGAATTTCCTGAAACAATACAACGCGCAACCGGCCAACGAGCATAAGCTCGCCTTCGACAACGCCCTCGGCATCAAGCCGGGCATGAGCGAAGCCGAGCTGAAGACCGCGCTCGACAAGCTGTACGCCGGTTCGCAGCTGCAGAACAAGGACGTCCGCAGCGCGTGGCTGAGCAAGTCGCCGGCTGAGTTCCAGGCCAGCAACGACGCCTTCATCAAGGCCGCCGTTGCCCTGTACGACGCCGACCGCAAGGACGAAGCCGACGAAGAAGAACTGGGCGGCAACATCCAGAAGGCCTACGCCAGCTACATGAAGGCCAAGATCGCCTACATGAACAGCAAGGGCCAGGCGGTCTATCCGGACGCCAACTCGACCCTGCGCGTCACCTTCGGCAACATCAAGGGCCGCAACTACGGCGCCGACGGCACCGGTTCCTGGACCGCCTTCACCACCGTGAAGGGCGTGCTCGCCAAGCACACCGGCGAAGGCGAGTTCAATGCGCCGGAGCGCCAGCTGGCCGCGATCCGCGCCAAGGACTTCGGCAAGTATGCCGATCCGAAGCTGAAGACCGTGCCGGTCGACTACCTGGCGACGCTCGACATCACCGGCGGCAATTCCGGTTCGGCCGCGCTGAACGCCAGGGGCGAGCTGATCGGCCTGGCCTTCGACGGCACCCTGGATTCGATCATCTCGGACTGGGACTTCAACAAGGAAGCCACGCGCGACATCCAAGTCGACATCCGCTACATCCTGTGGAACATGGACAAGGTCGATCACGCCGACAACCTGCTGAAGGAGATGGGCGTCAAGTAATCGCCCGCACGGGCGCCGTCCGGCCCCCGTCCCAAAAAGCCACGCTGCCTTCGGGCGCGTGGCTTTTTTTATTACAAAGAGTATTTAGTTTGATATCATTTTGCGATTAATCAGCGATCCTTCTGCCGCCCTATGAAGCTGCTCGTCAAAATCAATCTGGGTCTGGTCGCCGTGTTCGGAGTCGGCTTTCTCGCCACTGGCTTCTTTACGCGCCAGGTGCTGCAGCAGCACGCGGAGCAGGAAGTGATCGGCCATGCGCGGCTGATGATGGAGGCGGCGATGGCGGCGCGCGGCTACACCACCAGCGAAATCAAGCCCCTCCTCACCCCGCAGCTGCTCAAGACCTTCCTGCCGCAGACCGTCCCCTCGTATGCGGCGACCCAGAGCTTCGCGG
This window of the Massilia sp. WG5 genome carries:
- a CDS encoding GlsB/YeaQ/YmgE family stress response membrane protein gives rise to the protein MLFIIWIVVGGILGWLASMVMKTDAEQGMILNVVVGIVGAFLGGWLLSPLFGSGTINSDDFSVSSLLVSFLGAVILLAIVNLLRRGRAR
- a CDS encoding S46 family peptidase, with the translated sequence MKKSLISLAVLASFAAQADEGMWMPQQLPQVAKQLKADGLKLDPATLTKLTEFPAGAIVSLGGCSASFVSPQGLVITNHHCVYNSVAINSTPQRDLLNDGFLAKSMAEELPAAPGSRVFVTEEVANVSNRVITPEVAKLTGKARVEAIEKNQKALVAECEKDAGYRCTVPSFYGGLEFYRIKQLEIRDVRLVHAPPSGVGKFGGDTDNWMWPRHTGDYGFYRAYVSKDGKAADFSKDNVPYQPKHFLKIAKEGVKEGDFIMALGYPGRTNRHRLPSEVAFTFDWNYPAFVKASGETLAVIERETKNDPAAKLKYAGQIAGVNNYYKNRKGMIASYEGSDILARKTAEHNALKAWVNANPQRKAEFGADIEAVEKLIAERDANVKREFFLSYSTPRFLNSARTLYRLANERSKPDADRKSGYQERDMPRLNAVIAGQDRTYDEKVDKALVLNFLKQYNAQPANEHKLAFDNALGIKPGMSEAELKTALDKLYAGSQLQNKDVRSAWLSKSPAEFQASNDAFIKAAVALYDADRKDEADEEELGGNIQKAYASYMKAKIAYMNSKGQAVYPDANSTLRVTFGNIKGRNYGADGTGSWTAFTTVKGVLAKHTGEGEFNAPERQLAAIRAKDFGKYADPKLKTVPVDYLATLDITGGNSGSAALNARGELIGLAFDGTLDSIISDWDFNKEATRDIQVDIRYILWNMDKVDHADNLLKEMGVK
- a CDS encoding YceI family protein, which translates into the protein MKLKNLSIALFAAVCASSAFAADTYAIDPSHTYPSFEADHFGGLSVWRGKFNKTEGNIVVDRAAKSGSVDITIDATTIDFGNDKLNEHAKKAEMFDVAKFPTASYKGKLVFKGDVPTSVDGQLTLHGVTKPVTLNIDKFKCIQHPMLKREVCGADATATFNRSDFGVAYGTQMGFNPEVKLAIQVEAVKQ
- a CDS encoding phosphatidylserine/phosphatidylglycerophosphate/cardiolipin synthase family protein; amino-acid sequence: MVAFLACIATVIVGLLALNFMPTEKKIETQLTRLYDTDDPQFRRSLGVLLGPPLVEGNKVEVLLNGDQIFPAMLKAIREAKKTITFETYIYWSGAIGREFTEALSERARAGVKVHVLLDWIGSMKISDTEMDQMRQAGVQLHRYHKPVWWKLARLNNRTHRKLLIVDGRIGFTGGVGIADKWRGHAQDEDHWRDSHFRVEGPVVGQMQAVFNDNWTKATGKVLDGEAYFPALTAKGDMPAQMFSSSITGGGESMHLMYLMAITAARRTIHLSNSYFVPDELAVKALVAAAKRGVDVRIITPGKIIDSDVVRAASRERWGELLAAGVKMAEFQPTMYHVKALVVDSLLVSVGSTNFDNRSFSLNDEANLNVLDPAFAKEQEAVFEQDWLRAKPISLQQWENRPLHDKAAGKLADLIGAQL